From the genome of Bifidobacterium asteroides, one region includes:
- the gatC gene encoding Asp-tRNA(Asn)/Glu-tRNA(Gln) amidotransferase subunit GatC, which translates to MPTFTREEIKHLGDLARIALTDQEADRLRGELNVIADSITKVQEVAGDDVPPTANPIPLEAYLRPDEAEEPLTQEAALSGAPVTESGMFVAPRILGEE; encoded by the coding sequence GATCAAGCACTTGGGCGATTTGGCCCGGATTGCCTTGACCGATCAGGAGGCCGACCGCCTCAGGGGCGAACTCAACGTGATCGCCGATTCCATTACCAAGGTTCAGGAGGTGGCCGGCGACGACGTGCCCCCCACTGCCAATCCCATTCCTCTGGAGGCCTACCTGCGTCCCGATGAGGCTGAGGAACCGCTGACCCAGGAGGCTGCCCTTTCGGGGGCACCGGTCACCGAATCGGGCATGTTCGTGGCCCCGCGCATTCTGGGTGAGGAGTGA